The genomic DNA ATGTTTGCCGTCAGGCTGACAAGCCCTCCGACTCCTCTCAGCCTCACACTGTAGGGCGAAGTTCAGAACTGGTGAACACCCTTACAACTACAGATGCTTGTGTGAACCTATCGCTGGGTCTCCACCCAGTCTCATATCCCAGGACCTCACTTCAGCATTGTGTAGGTTGGAGTAAAACTGCAAAGCGGTTCCAGGTGGTGTCCATGGAATTTTCTGGGCTTCAGAGCAGCTGTGTGAGGTCAAAGAGACAGTTGTGAGAAAGTGAGGATATACCCCCAAACACTTGTGCACAGGTGCCCTTCAAGATAAGAACTCAACAGGGATAAAAAGGATGGTTACAGGATCCCCTCTGCTTGATGGAAGATAGCCCCAGCCAggcttccttccctttccctttacCTATTTGTAATGTTCACAGAGACGATGGATTTGCAGAGAGAACTGGTGCCAAGTCGCAGGATACAGGCAGACACTAAGACCAGGAAAATGGCTATAGCTGAGATGGCCAGTGCAATGCGGAGTCCTATTGGTCCTCTGTAAGGAGGGAGAGAACAAGCCTTGTGGCTGAGATGGGACTCCCCCTCCCCTTAGCCTCTGGCCCTCAGAGCGGAGCAGTCACCTGTGGGAGTCCTCGATGCAGCTGCTGTAGATCCAGAAGAGCACACTCAGGAGACAGTAAAGGGCCAAGAGGCCAGGGACCCCAGCCACAAAGTAACAGAGGGATGGAGCTGAGGGTCGGGATAAGGCCAGGGAGGAGCCATTCTTGGCAGCCACACCATACAGGGGACAGCTGCCACTGAAGGAGCCCTGTGGAGAGAAGCTGCTGAGTCCCAGGTCTCAGGTCAGTACCTCCGGGTAAAGGCTTATGGCGGGTGTTAGCAGATGGTTTAAGCGTGGCCACCCTAGGAAGTTATTTGTGCACTGTCAGTTCCTGTTTCTGGCCTGTAGACTGATGTAGAGGGCCTGCTGGGAAAATCAAACCTGTAGTGGCCAGGAGGATCAGGAAATAGGCGGTGGTTATAAAACACAGTGAGCTTGAAAGATGCCTCACAAGTCCTGGTCCCCCTTCTGCACCAGTCCTACAGTAAAACCAGAACTTGTCATCTTCAGCTATCTCCAATATTTTATCATCTGTGTAATAGGCATAATAGTCCAATTTATATGGATTTAGTTAGCCTATGTTTATTGATTGCCCGGCTAAACACTCACATGTAAACTATTAGCTTGGGCTGTGTATCCTACTTGGCTATTTTGTCATCTAACACAATGTGTTACAATCAGTCATATGGTAGCCTGATCACTCCCACTACACTATGCTTTATTTCTCGGATTAACTCAGCACAACACTGATTTGAAGGATCAACGCAGGACTTGGGCCGACTTCTGTTTCAGAACAAGGATAAGATTATGCAGCAGGATCTCTAGGCCAGACTATATCTGGTGCTGTTAACGCGTTGAGGGAATGAAGTATGACCTGAGCAGACAGAGCCACACAGCGCAACCGAAGCGATTCCTCTACGCCACGCACCAGTGCCCGCCGACCGTCACCCGGCCCACCGGCTCCAAGCGGCGGCGCACCGAAGCCTGCCGACCGGGAAAACAATGATCTCTCCGCGTCGGGATCGGCAGCACACCGCCTACCCGGCTCAACCCCAAGGCTGGCCCCGCCCCGCAGTCACACCTGGGTCCGGGTCAGCGTCGCAGCCGTCACTGCGCCGCACAGGAAGGCGGCTTGGCAGACCACAAGTTCAAAACGCTGCAGCCAGGACAGCGCCATTGCGCTCTCCCCACCTGAAAGCGCCGCCGAAGGCAACCAAGCGCTCAAGCCCCACCCCGTCCGGCGCAACTCACGAATTCGGACACGTCACTTCCGGGCACGGACTTTATTCCCAGGGCTGGGCGAGAGCCGCTTCAGAGCGGCAGGTACAGCGAGTAGTCTGAGAGCGCCCAGCGGCGGGCAGGGCGGCCGGTGCGGCCGATCATCGGCAGCTTCTGCACGTAGCGGGAGGCCGGGCTGGGCCCGTACGGCGCGGGGAACGCAGTCTGGAAGAGGCGCCCACGGCACCGCCTCCCGGCCTGCCGCCCGGCGATGATAAATCGGAAGTGCGGGGCGCCGCGCGGGGCGAAGCGGCTCTTCTGGAAGACGTCGCGGGTGCCAGCGCCGGGGCCCTGCTGCCGGGGCGCCCCCCGTGCCCGGTGCACGCGCGGCAGCGGCCTGCTCTCAGAGGCTGCAGACGCTGAAGCCGACGTGGGGCCTCCGCCTCGGGGGCTCTCGTCCCCCTGCGGGCTGACCATGGCGTTTGCCGTTAGCTGCGGCATCTTCCGCACCGAGTCCGGGGCGGCGGCCGGCTCCTTCTTGTCCCCGGGCGGCCGAGGGGTCGTGGGAGCGGGCTGCCCCGTGCCGAAGCGGGTGGCCAAGCTGTCACCGAAGAAGGCGTAGAGCTCCCGGTAGATGTCCGCCAGGGTCACCGAAGGGGAGGGATCCTCCGGCCCCGCGCCTCCTGGCGGCAGCGGGAGGCCAGACCCAAAGCCTGGCTCTGCACTGCCCCCAGCAGGAGACTCCTGCAGGAGAAGGCTGTCCCAGGGCAGGTCGTCTGAGCGCCGGCACCCCCTACCGCCTGGGCCGTCCTTACTGGGCTCTGCTGCCTGGGCCTTCATCTTCAGCAGTCGTTCTACGGCCACCTGTAAGAGCAGAGGGACTAGGACACACAAGAACTAGAAGAACATGGGCCCATCAAGTGTTCTAAAGTAAGCCAGCTGAGCTCATGCAGGGAAGGGAGGCTGGAAGGGGCTGGCACTCACCAGAATGGCTCCATAGACTTTGTGCCCATCTGCCTTAACCTGGGCATTAGATACTGAATAATCATCTAGCACAGCCTGCAAATTTGTCCAGTAAGTGGACAGGTGTGGGTACAGGACTCGTTCTACTGCctggaagagagagaaggaatgcCGTTAAGAACCTGTTTGTTGCTCAAATACTCTCAAATACTCTTTCCCATGAAAGACCTACCTTTATCTCTGATACTGGTCAGGGTTCAGTATCAATCCTCCTAAATTCCCAGCTTggcatattcattttttttttggaattaaGTGCTGAGACTAAAGATCGGGTACAAAACTGGACGGTGTAAAGTGACTCCACAATCACTGACATGTGGCAAGGGTGAGAGCATGTAAGTAGTACCCACGACTAAGAGATGTAGTTTGCCAACTACTACCGTATAGTTAATAAGCAAGTACTGCCCTTGCGTGGATGTAAACTGAGACTCAGTTCACCTGCACAAAAACAAACTAATCAGAGACCCAGGCTCTGATTATATAAAATTCTGTGGTTAATTTGGGGGAAAGCAATTAAGACTTCACAGAAGGGGTGACATCTGTGATGGGCTTTGATGGATAAGTTCTTTGGTTAGTCATCCACAGCCTGAGGATTTGAAAATGTTCACAAAATTGACGAGTTCTAATAAACCTTAACTGCTGACTCAAGAAACATGAAAGCTTAAATAATTCTGTAACTATAGTTAAATATAACCACAAATACCATGACAAAATTTATAGACATTCAAGGAAAAGAGCATCTCAAtcttataaaaacaaatataaaaatggtatcttccctcccttcctcattCTGAGGCCAGTATAACCCTGATACTAAAACCATGTAAGGACTGTATATGAGGAACCTTATGATTGAGTTCACTCATGAATATAGataattcctttaaaatataaaaactacaATTAACCCAACAGCATGTTAAAAAATGCATTATATGCCAGTAaaagctttaaatttttttaagattatacCATGAGCAAATTGAGTTTCCTAGAAATATGAAGATGGTTTACTGTTACAAAATATATACAGTTAATCCCATTAATAGGTAAAAGTAGAAAAACCTTCTGATCAAttcaaaagatacagaaaaagcatttgataaagttcaacataAACTAGTGATAAAACTAAGAATATAATGTAATTAATCTGAGAAAGGTTATCTATAAACACAAAGTAAGCATCAGCCTAAATGGGAATTATTAGCACTTCTTTATTTGTTGTAATTTATTAAACTATCACTGACATACAATCTTACGGTTTCATATAAAcaacagtggtttcaacattcacccatattctcaagtcctcaccccctctattgcagtcactatcagctgtctgtagtaagatgctagagtcattgtcttctccatgatgtactgccttccctgtgacctgcctatattgtgattaTTAGCACTTTTAAAATTGGAAATGAGACAAGGATGACCATTATCATATGTAAAATGATATTAGTGGTCctagcaataaaataaaaaggaattaaaggAATTATGTTTAGAAAAGattaaataaagctgtcattatTTGCACATATGATCTACACTAAAAATTCCAAAGAATCCAATTACAAAAGATAGTTTAAAGTAGCTGAATCAATGCACAAGTCAATTGTTTTGCTACACCAACAAGAAATCAGTACCATAAAAAGAAGACAGCATTAGAGAATAGCAAGAATCTAGGAATAAATTAAACGAAGTAAATGTAGGTTCTTTGAGGGAAAATTATGAAATGATCATGAAagaccccccccaaaaaatggaGATGGACATGTTCGTGGACACGACTTACTAccattactgatgtcaattctcTCTGAAACTGATCTAACAGATTCAATATAATTCCAATAAAAGCTCAATGGCAGCAAACAGAATTTATTCCAGGTAGGCAAGAGTGGCTCAGcagaaaaatccatcaatataacCTGTCATATTAACATAACTATGCTGCAAAATCATTTGATAATCTCTACAGATgctaaaaatatttgacaaagctCAGCATCTATGAATGTTTAAAATAGTACGAGAAACTGAGGGATAAAACAGAATGAGTGAGAATTTATGAAGTGGGGTATAGTAACATCTGCCATGCAGGACTTCTGAAAAGATGAGACATTTATATACAGAAAGTCAGGCTACCACTGAGCCTAGCTTAAGGCAAGAATTCAGTACACAGTAGCAGCAAGCATATACCATTTTTATGATAAAAGACACACAAATACTATTTTTCTAACTACAAATGGGAGCTCTTACAGCACTGTGAGAAAGGCCAAGGTCCTCACCTTCCAGCCAAGGGCGTGCAGCCCCACCACAGCCCCATAGTGAGAGCAGAGAGGCCGAACAGGGTCTGCCAAGACCTTCTGCAAGGACAGCAGGATCTGCTGATAGAGGCCATTCACAAAGTCCCCATGAGTCCTGTGGGAGCAACATTCAGTCAGATGGGAAGGAGGCACAACATGGCCTAACCGGACTCAAGTGGCAATGCAGAGATACAACAGCCTCTGTATGGCACACAGAGCTATGTGGACAAGGTGGCCAGGGCTGACTGGCTCAGGACCTCAGGGACCAAACCCGGCGTATTTGTCATCCATCTGTAGAATCCCAGTCTGCCACAGTACACTGACTGGGCCTAAGAGAAGAGGCTCCCCAACCTCAACATACAGCCTCAAAGCCAAAAGTTTtatcccctctcccttccccgaCCCACTGAGCTGTACAGCCCAGCAGCTACCAGAAGATATGGCTGAGCAGGAGGGCAGCACCATCCCGCAGAGTCCAGTGGTCGTTCAGAGGGTTGATGGAGGCAGCCAGTGGCTCCAGAACGCAGTAGAGGACACTGCCCACCAGGGAGCGGACATAGGGCCCCAGGCAGAGGTGTGGGTTCCGAACCAGGCTCCGTGCCACTTGCAGAAGCCGGTGCAGCTGCTCCAGGTCATGGCTTACAGATTTCACCTGTCAAAGAAGAAGACAGTTTAGGGGGACACGAGGGTGCAGGCAGTAGCCTGCTGCTCTGAGGGCACCTGCCCAAGCCTTGAAGGCACCTGGGTCATCTCCTCCTCACAAACATTGTCCCCTGCCCCAGGCTGGCCACTTACCCCACTGACCACATAAACAAAGTAAGGCAGGAGTGCTGCGATCTTGGAGTTAGTCTGCAGGTCCTGGAGTGCAATCTGAAAAGGAAGGGGCCAGACTGCACTGAATTCAGCAGCCCCGAGTATAAatggacatttttttaaaggacagtatcacatttattaaaatttaaatgttcatAGTCTTTTTGATTCAGCAATTGTACTTATATAAATTAACCCACTATAAAAgaaacccccccacacacacacacgtagcaTGGTCTATAACAAAAAGCTGAATATAACGACAATGCCTAAcatttttttactatttattcAATCATATATGGCAAGAATTTTATTGATGTAAAGCTAATATGCAacatactggtttcaagtatacaacacagtgattcaatagttacccacattattaaatgctcacctcaaTTAGTGTAGTTACCTCTGTCAACATATACATTACAGAACTATTtatattctctatactgtacTTTTGTCCCCATAACtactttatattatgattgagattctgtgcctttttatcctcttcacctatttcacccacccgcCCCAACGCTtgccccatgataaccaccagtcacttctcagtgtctatgagtctattgctggagttcattttgttttgtattctttttagaatccacatataggtgaaattatagagtatttgtctttctctgcctggcttgtttcacttagcataataccctctaggtccatccatgttgttgcaaatggcaagatttcttttcttttttatggctgaataatattccaatgtgtctGTACCACATTTTCATGTAGTGATGGACACTacggttgcctccatatcttggctactgtaaataatgtggcaataaacacagaggtgcatatatctttttgaaacagatattttgttttctttgggtaaatacccaaactggaattactgagttgtgtggtatttctgtttttagttttttgaggaatttccatactgctttccatagcggctgcaccaatttatatttccagtataagagggttcccttttctccaaacccttgccaacacttgttatttcttccaACACATTTTTAACTGAGGAAAAACAGCTGTTTTAAAGCCAGATGTTTAGTATAATACCACTTTGGTTTTTACTAGAGCAATTATAGtttatacatagaaaaaaaaggtaagtaGGCAGTTCTATAAGAGActttcactttcttctttgtatgtttttatattataGTACCTCTATAATAAACATATGCTGATATTACTATAAAAGTGGTGGGGATGGGGGAGCATTAAGTAAATGAGGAAAACCATCTTAGCCCTGAACCTCCATCACCTGGACCCTCTCAGCTCCTCTGGACAAAGACCCTAAGCCTAGGCGGCTGTGAAAGCAGATGACAGGCTAGCGAGGCAGGAGCTCAGCTCCCAGAACCCCATCCAGTCACCTGCACTGCACCTGGGGGACAGAAGCCAAGTTCCTAAGGCAGGAATATATGATAGCAACATTCCTGATTTTGCAAGGGAAGTAACAAAAACAGCCAGACGTGGGAAGACATGGAGGATGTAACCCCTCAAACAGAGAGGCCACATGGTTGAGCAGACCACCAAACTAGTCCTCATCTGACTCTGGACAGAAGAGCACTGCCTACAGGTACAGCCGAGCAGCCCTGAGGAGCCAGAGAGGTCTGGGGACAATGGACCAGGAGCAGGTCTCAGAGCGGCCTGGCCAGGCATGCACCCTGACCTGGCTTCCCCTACTCCCTTATCAAGTTCTGGCAAATGACAGCTGCAATGTGGATGCCTACTTGGCCCCAGGGCAACGGACACCTCAAAGAGTGGGCTCTGGAATTAAGGTGTGGGAAGCCTGACCACCTGAGCTCCTAAAGGGCCCAGCTGAACTGCCCACTCCCCAAAGGTAGGAAGGGGAGTCAGTACTGGAGGAGGGCCAGCCTCAGAGCAGCCCCTTCACTGAGAATACATCAGTCCATCAGCGTGAAGAGGATAGGAAGTAGGAATCAGGGAGAATTCCAGGGGAATTTGCAAGCTGGGCTCTGTGCCCCAGTTCAGGCCAACCCGCTCACCTTCATCAGCTGCGGATCATCTCCCAGCACAGCCCGAGTCACTTGCTGGTAGTACTTGAGAAGGTCATCAGTCAGTGAAGACACAGCACTGGGCACTGTGACGATGGGTAGGAGGTGGTCAAGGTGGAGAGCCCAGCTCTCTCCCAGcctccccttcctgctcccccaCAACCGCCATCCCCACACCCCACCAGGAGCCCATTCAGACTGGACTCCCGGAGCAGAGCCACCAGCTCCTGGGGCGCAGCCTGTGCAGCCCTGACCTTGCAGGCTCTCTGCACTCCTGTGCTCTGTACACTGCCTCCCACCCCTCCTCTGCCAGACATATCCCTACTCAGTCCTCAACCCCGAGCTCACAAGCCTCAGCAGACCCTGGAACAAGACACCTCCCCTCAGGCACCCCAGCATGCTGTGCAGTCTTCTGTGCCAGCATCCAACACAGGGCATCATGACTGGTCACAGGTTTGGGCTCCCACCTCCAACTCGGAGCCCTCTGGGAAGGGAACAGTGTCCACTCGGAATAGGGCAGGGCATCAGTAAACATCTGTCAGACGAAGACCCAGAGTGGCAGAGGCATCACCCTCAGCAACTAAGGGGGGAAAGTTCACCCACACTATGCCTTACCCGATCCTTGAGGAGCCAGGTTCCCTTTGCCATCCAGGTAGGAGACATGAACTAGAACCAGGGCAGAGAAATGGGCTGGCCTGGGGTTTTGCCCCTTGTACCACCACCTACCCCTCTGAGTTCTGCACCATTCACCAGCCGGCCCATCACCACTCTTCTGACAACCAGGCTCCCATCCCCAGCCCATGCAGGACCCCTGCAGTCACCTCTCACGGCTGTCTCGGCACAGCCTTTGGGGATGTTGGTGGCCAGGGCCAGCTCCACCAGGTTCACCTCACGGTCCTCAGGGAAGTAGAGCTCACCCTCCCTGATGGGGCGCAGGGGCAGCGCCTCCTGGGATCCGTACCCACACACAGCCTGAGCAAGGGAGAATGGAAGAGCCAGCTGAACCCAGGAGGGAAGAGGCCCTCTACCAACCAAGGCAGGGAGCCTACACTTGCGGGAAGCCCAAAAGCCCTGAGGAAAGGGG from Manis pentadactyla isolate mManPen7 chromosome 9, mManPen7.hap1, whole genome shotgun sequence includes the following:
- the TMEM179B gene encoding transmembrane protein 179B — its product is MALSWLQRFELVVCQAAFLCGAVTAATLTRTQGSFSGSCPLYGVAAKNGSSLALSRPSAPSLCYFVAGVPGLLALYCLLSVLFWIYSSCIEDSHRGPIGLRIALAISAIAIFLVLVSACILRLGTSSLCKSIVSVNITNSCSEAQKIPWTPPGTALQFYSNLHNAETSSWVNLGLWCVVLVLQVVQWKSEVAPCWPLERGHPARSSEADSLVGPRLSYS
- the TAF6L gene encoding TAF6-like RNA polymerase II p300/CBP-associated factor-associated factor 65 kDa subunit 6L, with protein sequence MLCPPLGMHSSIGAMSEREERRFVEIPRESVRLMAESTGLELSDEVAALLAEDVCYRLREATQNSSQFMKHTKRRKLTVEDFNRALRWSSVEAVCGYGSQEALPLRPIREGELYFPEDREVNLVELALATNIPKGCAETAVRVHVSYLDGKGNLAPQGSVPSAVSSLTDDLLKYYQQVTRAVLGDDPQLMKIALQDLQTNSKIAALLPYFVYVVSGVKSVSHDLEQLHRLLQVARSLVRNPHLCLGPYVRSLVGSVLYCVLEPLAASINPLNDHWTLRDGAALLLSHIFWTHGDFVNGLYQQILLSLQKVLADPVRPLCSHYGAVVGLHALGWKAVERVLYPHLSTYWTNLQAVLDDYSVSNAQVKADGHKVYGAILVAVERLLKMKAQAAEPSKDGPGGRGCRRSDDLPWDSLLLQESPAGGSAEPGFGSGLPLPPGGAGPEDPSPSVTLADIYRELYAFFGDSLATRFGTGQPAPTTPRPPGDKKEPAAAPDSVRKMPQLTANAMVSPQGDESPRGGGPTSASASAASESRPLPRVHRARGAPRQQGPGAGTRDVFQKSRFAPRGAPHFRFIIAGRQAGRRCRGRLFQTAFPAPYGPSPASRYVQKLPMIGRTGRPARRWALSDYSLYLPL